The following coding sequences lie in one Fusarium poae strain DAOMC 252244 chromosome 1, whole genome shotgun sequence genomic window:
- the GGC1 gene encoding Mitochondrial GTP/GDP carrier protein 1 (BUSCO:35410at5125), whose amino-acid sequence MSPPGGSEKESGLARVLGSGSAGIAELAVFHPVDTIAKRLMSNQSRISGSSQLNQVIFRDHASAPIGRKFVSLFPGLGYAAGYKVLQRVYKYGGQPVARDFLAKNYGSDFENAFGKKTGKAIMHSTAGSLIGIGEIVLLPLDVLKIKRQTNPEAFRGRGVLKIVADEGFGLYRGWGWTAARNAPGSFALFGGSAFAKEYLFHLEDYNKASWFQNFIASIAGASASLVVSAPLDVIKTRIQNRNFENPESGFRILSNMAKNEGAGAFFKGLVPKLLMTGPKLVFSFWLAQTLIPAFDIAFKK is encoded by the exons ATGTCCCCTCCTGGTGGTAGCGAGAAGGAGTCTGGCCTGGCTCGTGTGCTTGGTTCTG GTTCCGCTGGTATCGCTGAGCTGGCTGTCTTCCACCCT GTCGACACCATTGCGAAGCGATTGATGAGCAACCAGTCTCGT ATATCTGGTTCTAGCCAGTTGAACCAAGTCATTTTCAGGGACCATGCATCCGCTCCTATCGGACGAAAGTTCGTTTCTCTCTTCCCTGGTCTGGGATACGCCGCCGGTTACAAGGTCCTCCAGCGAGTCTACAAGTACGGTGGTCAACCCGTCGCTCGTGATTTCCTGGCCAAGAACTATGGCTCTGACTTCGAGAATGCTTTTGGCAAGAAGACTGGCAAGGCTATTATGCACTCTACTGCTGGAAG TCTGATTGGTATTGGTGAGATCGTTCTCCTGCCTCTCGATGTTCTCAAGATCAAGCGCCAGACAAACCCTGAGGCTTTCCGCGGCCGTGGTGTCCTCAAGATTGTTGCCGATGAGGGTTTCGGCCTGTACCGTGGTTGGGGTTGGACTGCCGCCCGTAACGCCCCTGGCTCGTTCGCT TTGTTCGGTGGCTCTGCCTTCGCCAAGGAGTACCTTTTCCACCTTGAGGATTACAACAAGGCCAGCTGGTTCCAGAACTTTATTGCTTCTATTGCCGGTGCCTCTGCCTCTCTTGTCGTCTCCGCTCCTCTCGATGTCATCAAGACCCGTATCCAGAACCGAAACTTCGAGAACCCCGAGAGTGGTTTCCGAATCCTCTCCAACATGGCCAAGAACGAGGGTGCTGGAGCTTTCTTCAAGGGACTTGTCCCCAAG CTTCTTATGACTGGCCCCAAGCTGGTCTTCTCTTTCTGGCTTGCCCAGACTCTGATTCCTGCCTTTGATATTGCTTTCAAGAAGTAG
- a CDS encoding hypothetical protein (BUSCO:10325at5125) codes for MLVTKHAAELCALLVNDLHGELPSRILNALLTKGRSTIAQLIQYTSLTPRYLRNGLAVLIQQNLLYHHTDPNTNVTSYQANSDACYNLVRSGKILDVIETQYGTAERELTQTLLQLGHARIADLSQAFGSRAPKINGHANGDHDSHDGLIESEGHLNSVLVRLIRSEIIETVRPESLRNPQDVYREIEDDVTKPRPGEKASKGKSEAQREIIDRTRTFRDQSKTLKRQLDMSGGAKPKKRKLTNGSSQNGHDYDAPKLNPNVVVRVNYERCLVELRNQRLTEFAAEMLGAVTGEVYRTVLDLLTSDFPRCRPDPLLDEVAAGQQPTVTTIDIFEHLDEDVNVQAGIGKTPRDKIDSQSAERIRETVPESDDDSDDSDAGPPGRKKNFDVDEEDDEWADDDEEHGATNGQENKVRFEDATNGNDSRISQMRRHLLLLAESKYPFIRHCGMYGRGQWTVDFDRLLGKLRETELDAIIEQSHGRHGLRLTRILREKGKLDEKMLPAAALMKKGDVQGKMLAMQMAGIVDVQEVPKDSSRLANRTLFFWYFDKERAQTQALDDIYKAMLRCLQTLEVERHKERNILSFVERKDVQGKEEEVMTAEHYNKYNTHLEVQNKLLGQLMRLDELVSVLRDY; via the exons ATGCTCGTT ACAAAACACGCTGCAGAGCTTTGTGCTCTCCTAGTCAATGACCTCCATGGAGAACTCCCTTCG CGAATCTTGAATGCGCTACTGACCAAAGGCCGCTCGACGATTGCGCAACTGATCCAATATACCTCCCTTACTCCACGATATTTGCGAAATGGCCTAGCTGTCTTAATCCAGCAAAACCTCCTTTACCACCACACAGATCCCAATACCAACGTCACGAGCTACCAAGCAAATTCCGATGCCTGCTACAACCTTGTTCGGTCGGGCAAAATTCTCGATGTGATAGAAACACAATACGGCACCGCCGAACGGGAACTTACCCAGACTCTGCTCCAGCTAGGACATGCGCGAATCGCAGATCTTTCCCAGGCTTTTGGCTCTAGAGCACCCAAAATCAATGGGCATGCCAACGGAGACCATGACTCACACGATGGACTCATTGAATCAGAAGGCCACTTGAATTCAGTCCTTGTTCGCCTGATTCGATCGGAAATTATTGAGACGGTCCGGCCCGAAAGTCTTCGCAACCCTCAAGATGTGTATCGTGAGATTGAAGACGATGTTACCAAGCCTCGGCCAGGTGAAAAGGCCTCAAAGGGCAAGAGCGAGGCTCAGCGCGAGATCATTGATCGTACCAGGACCTTCAGGGACCAATCCAAGACACTTAAGCGTCAACTTGATATGAGCGGGGGGGCAAAACCTAAAAAACGGAAACTTACCAATGGCTCATCACAAAACGGACATGACTATGACGCTCCAAAGTTGAAC CCTAACGTAGTAGTAAGAGTCAACTACGAGAGATGCCTGGTCGAGCTACGGAACCAGCGACTCACTGAATTTGCGGCAGAAATGCTTGGAGCGGTCACGGGCGAGGTGTATCGCACAGTACTGGATCTTTTGACGTCAGATTTCCCGAGGTGTCGGCCAGATCCTTTACTCGACGAAGTAGCGGCTGGGCAACAACCGACTGTTACGACCATCGACATCTTTGAACATCTGGACGAAGACGTGAACGTGCAGGCCGGGATCGGCAAGACTCCAAGGGACAAAATTGACTCGCAAAGCGCTGAGAGGATCAGAGAGACTGTACCGGAATCGGATGATGACTCAGACGACTCAGATGCCGGTCCTCCAGGcagaaaaaagaattttgACGTcgatgaggaagatgacgagtgggctgatgatgacgaagagCACGGCGCGACCAATGGACAAGAAAACAAAGTCAGATTTGAAGATGCTACAAACGGGAACGATAGTCGGATTTCGCAGATGCgtcgccatcttcttcttttggcGGAAAGCAAATACCCGTTCATACGACATTGCGGAATGTATGGCCGTGGGCAATGGACTGTGGACTTTGATCGCCTGTTGGGAAAGCTGCGAGAGACAGAGCTCGATGCAATCATTGAACAGTCGCATGGTCGACATGGTCTTCGCTTGACTCGTATCCTCCGAGAGAAGGGCAAGCTCGACGAGAAGATGCTCCCGGCCGCCGCCCTCATGAAAAAGGGCGATGTACAGGGTAAAATGCTCGCGATGCAGATGGCTGGTATAGTCGATGTGCAAGAAGTCCCCAAGGATAGCAGTCGGCTTGCCAACCGCACCTTGTTCTTCTGGTACTTTGACAAAGAGCGCGCCCAAACACAGGCGCTGGACGATATTTACAAGGCCATGCTCCGATGCTTGCAGACACTCGAAGTTGAGCGTCATAAGGAGCGCAACATTCTCTCATTTGTGGAGAGAAAGGACGTGCAGggcaaggaagaggaagtgaTGACAGCGGAACACTACAACAAGTACAACACACATCTGGAGGTTCAGAATAAGCTCCTGGGGCAATTAATGCGGTTAGATGAGCTGGTGTCTGTACTTCGCGACTACTGA
- a CDS encoding hypothetical protein (MEROPS:MER0003544~BUSCO:29940at5125): protein MISRSTLARTAQQAARQSCRVQRRTYAAAASTGSYETSDASGLKIASRDAHGPTTKLAVVAKAGTRYQPLPGLTAGLAEFAFKNTQRRSALRITRESELLGGQLASSHSREAVVVEANFLREDLPYFTELLAEVISMTKFTTHEFHEDVERVLHHKQAALNADVAATALDNAHAIAFHSGLGSSILPSSSTPYQKYMNEEYIASYADVAYAKSNIALVADGASADSLSKWVGQFFNDVPSTPRNGQTLKTEATKYFGGEQRTNSTAGNSIVIAFPGPGYESAKPENAVLAALLGGQSTVKWASGFSMLAKATAGTAGLTVNTSNLVYSDAGLLAVQLSGPAASVRKGAEEAVKVLKTIADGKASQEDIKKAVANAKFNLLSQNDLRQPSVVLAGTGIVNAGKPYDSAALAKAIDGVSAESIKAAAKTMLEGKATVSTVGDLFVLPYAEDIGLRV from the exons ATGATCTCGAGATCGACCCTTGCGCGAACTGCGCAGCAGGCTGCCCGCCAGTCCTGCCGCGTCCAGCGACGAACATACGCCGCCGCTGCCTCGACCGGATCATACGAGACCTCGGATGCGTCTGGCCTCAAGATTGCCTCACGGGATGCCCACGGCCCTACTACCAAGCTCGCTGTTGTAGCCAAGGCTGGTACTCGATACCAGCCTCTCCCCGGTCTTACTGCTGGTCTTGCCGAGTTTGCCTTCAAG AACACTCAGCGACGATCTGCTCTTCGCATCACTCGCGAGTCCGAGCTCCTTGGTGGTCAATTGGCTTCTTCCCACTCCAGGGAGGCTGTCGTTGTCGAGGCCAACTTCCTCCGTGAGGATCTGCCTTACTTCACCGAGCTGCTCGCTGAGGTCATCTCCATGACCAAGTTCACCA CCCACGAGTTCCACGAGGATGTCGAGCGTGTTCTTCACCACAAGCAGGCCGCCCTCAACGCCGACGTCGCCGCCACTGCTCTTGACAACGCCCACGCCATCGCTTTCCACTCTGGTCTCGGTTCCTCCATCCTTCCCAGCTCATCAACTCCCTACCAGAAGTACATGAACGAGGAGTACATCGCCAGCTACGCCGATGTCGCTTACGCCAAGTCCAATATCGCCCTCGTCGCCGACGGTGCCTCTGCCGATAGCCTCTCCAAGTGGGTTGGTCAATTCTTCAACGATGTGCCCTCCACCCCCCGAAACGGCCAGACCCTCAAGACCGAGGCCACCAAGTACTTTGGTGGCGAGCAGCGAACAAACTCCACCGCCGGCAACTCTATCGTCATTGCCTTCCCCGGTCCCGGTTACGAGTCTGCCAAGCCTGAGAACGCTGTCCTGGCTGCTCTCCTCGGTGGCCAGTCCACTGTCAAGTGGGCTTCAGGCTTCAGCATGCTGGCCAAGGCTACTGCTGGCACTGCCGGTCTCACCGTCAACACCTCCAACCTAGTTTACTCTGACGCCGGCCTCCTTGCCGTCCAGCTCAGCGGTCCTGCCGCCTCTGTTCGCAAGGGTGCTGAGGAGGCCGTCAAGGTGCTCAAGACCATCGCTGATGGCAAGGCCAGCCAGGAGGATATCAAGAAGGCCGTTGCCAATGCCAAATTCAACCTCCTGAGCCAGAACGATCTCCGACAACCCAGCGTTGTCCTCGCTGGTACTGGCATTGTCAACGCCGGCAAGCCTTACGACTCTGCTGCTCTTGCCAAGGCTATCGACGGCGTTTCCGCTGAGTCTATCAAGGCT GCCGCCAAGACCATGCTTGAGGGCAAGGCCACCGTCTCTACTGTCGGTGACCTGTTTGTGCTGCCCTACGCTGAGGATATTGGCCTGCGAGTATAA